A window from Streptomyces sp. NBC_00271 encodes these proteins:
- a CDS encoding ATP-binding cassette domain-containing protein encodes MPTPIQPPSSAEASATSVNGLRIQARSVGQRIHGAGNVLHDVSLDVTPGRLTVIAGSSGAGKTILLQTLAGLRAPTEGTVLHDGTQPGPPGPEFGFVPQEDIIHHELPLRRTLVYAAGLRMPPGTTPESVAAGVDRVLEALGLSSRAATPVRALSGGERKRASIAAELLTRPRVLLLDEPTSGLDPVTGAALLRTLRGLAEDGTTVVLTTHTLADLLRGDQVVFLSPDGEVAYAGEPGALCGAFGVGTVEEVYEAVAQGVRVERAAPPDDVHRADTPSPPVPVRRVGALRQWALLTRRGTALLLHNRLSVAVLAGSPVMIVAMFAVLFRAGAFDRAAPDPGSTAMIMFWIAFGAFFFGLTYGLLQICTELPVLRREWLAGLRIGPYVASKLTTMLPVLAVADVLLLVVLRALDRLPAAGWGTYGSLFVSSVLASAAALALGLLASAAVTEPGQATLMLPLLCFPQVLFSGAFVPVPRMTGAGEAISWAMTNRWAFEALGSGVGLESLWRTGASPLGPPLLDSYGDSFGHPASRGWLILAGFAVLFLAVTWAVLVRKCREGAARSRAGR; translated from the coding sequence ATGCCGACGCCCATACAGCCGCCCTCGTCCGCCGAAGCCTCCGCCACCTCGGTCAACGGCCTGCGCATCCAGGCACGTTCGGTGGGGCAGCGCATACACGGCGCCGGGAACGTCCTGCACGACGTGTCCCTCGACGTCACGCCCGGGCGGCTCACCGTGATCGCCGGGAGCAGCGGGGCGGGCAAGACGATCCTGTTGCAGACGCTCGCCGGGCTGCGCGCGCCGACGGAGGGGACCGTCCTGCACGACGGGACGCAACCCGGCCCGCCGGGGCCTGAGTTCGGGTTCGTGCCGCAGGAGGACATCATCCACCACGAGCTGCCGCTGCGCCGGACGCTGGTGTACGCGGCGGGTCTGCGCATGCCGCCGGGCACGACGCCCGAGTCCGTCGCGGCGGGCGTGGACCGGGTCCTGGAGGCTCTCGGTCTCTCCTCCCGGGCGGCGACGCCCGTGCGCGCGCTGAGCGGCGGGGAGCGCAAACGGGCCAGTATCGCCGCCGAGTTGCTCACCCGCCCCCGCGTGCTCCTCCTCGATGAGCCCACCTCCGGGCTCGATCCGGTGACCGGTGCCGCCCTGCTGCGGACCCTGCGCGGGCTGGCCGAGGACGGCACCACCGTCGTCCTCACCACTCACACGCTCGCCGATCTGCTCCGCGGCGACCAGGTGGTCTTCCTCTCCCCCGACGGCGAGGTCGCGTACGCCGGTGAACCGGGCGCGCTGTGCGGGGCGTTCGGGGTGGGCACGGTCGAGGAGGTGTACGAGGCGGTGGCCCAGGGCGTACGCGTCGAGCGCGCCGCGCCGCCGGACGACGTACACCGAGCCGACACACCGTCACCTCCGGTTCCCGTCCGGCGTGTCGGTGCCCTGCGCCAATGGGCGCTGCTCACCCGTCGCGGTACCGCACTCCTCCTGCACAACCGGCTCTCCGTCGCCGTCCTTGCCGGTTCGCCGGTGATGATCGTGGCGATGTTCGCGGTGCTGTTCCGGGCGGGCGCTTTCGATCGTGCGGCGCCCGACCCCGGATCGACCGCGATGATCATGTTCTGGATCGCGTTCGGCGCGTTCTTCTTCGGCCTGACGTACGGACTGCTGCAGATCTGCACGGAGCTGCCCGTACTGCGCCGGGAATGGCTGGCCGGGCTGCGGATCGGTCCCTACGTCGCGTCGAAGCTGACCACCATGCTGCCGGTGCTCGCGGTCGCCGACGTACTGCTGCTGGTGGTGCTGCGGGCGCTGGACCGGCTGCCCGCGGCCGGATGGGGCACGTACGGTTCGCTGTTCGTGTCGAGCGTGCTGGCCTCGGCGGCGGCCCTCGCGCTGGGACTGCTGGCCTCGGCCGCGGTGACGGAGCCGGGCCAGGCGACGCTGATGCTGCCGCTGCTGTGCTTCCCGCAGGTCCTGTTCTCGGGGGCGTTCGTGCCGGTGCCGCGGATGACCGGTGCCGGGGAGGCGATCAGCTGGGCGATGACCAACCGGTGGGCGTTCGAGGCACTGGGCAGCGGGGTCGGCCTGGAGTCGCTGTGGCGCACGGGCGCGTCGCCCCTGGGACCGCCGCTCCTGGACTCGTACGGGGACTCGTTCGGTCATCCGGCGAGCCGCGGCTGGTTGATCCTCGCGGGGTTCGCGGTGCTGTTCCTCGCGGTGACGTGGGCGGTCCTGGTGCGCAAGTGCCGGGAGGGCGCGGCACGGAGCCGGGCGGGTCGCTGA
- a CDS encoding VOC family protein, protein MKSDGTLDRAVVSSHSVFGAPCWVSLATRDLRAAQDFYHAVLGWEWHTGRLGREYRFARVNGVPVAGVSAMSGIGARMATWTPYFAVANADETVSRSQERGGTTAVGPLSFPPGRAALLADRDGAVFGIWEGELVAGWEEWRRAAPVFVRLHTRDAFDAAIFYAEVLEWASSAPGSCEVRYEENEVVLRSRGDVVARIHSGAVEAAPDPTIRPHWQIHFTVDDVEAAARAARAHGGTAHQQGLGSTEAILTDPDGAHFTVTCKGAP, encoded by the coding sequence ATGAAGAGCGACGGAACACTCGACCGTGCGGTTGTCTCCAGCCACTCGGTGTTCGGAGCGCCCTGCTGGGTCAGCTTGGCCACACGCGATCTGCGGGCCGCGCAGGATTTCTACCACGCCGTGCTGGGCTGGGAGTGGCACACCGGCAGGCTGGGCAGGGAGTACCGATTCGCCCGGGTCAACGGGGTGCCGGTCGCCGGCGTCTCGGCGATGTCCGGCATCGGAGCGAGGATGGCCACGTGGACGCCGTATTTCGCGGTGGCGAATGCGGACGAGACGGTGTCCCGTAGTCAGGAGCGCGGGGGGACGACCGCGGTGGGGCCGCTGTCGTTCCCGCCGGGCCGGGCGGCCCTGCTGGCCGACCGGGACGGAGCGGTGTTCGGCATCTGGGAGGGCGAGCTGGTGGCCGGCTGGGAGGAGTGGCGGCGGGCGGCACCGGTTTTCGTACGTTTGCACACCCGCGATGCCTTCGACGCCGCGATCTTCTACGCGGAGGTCCTGGAGTGGGCGTCCTCGGCCCCCGGGTCCTGCGAGGTGCGCTACGAGGAGAACGAGGTCGTCCTGCGCAGCCGGGGGGACGTGGTGGCCCGTATCCACTCCGGCGCGGTCGAGGCGGCGCCCGACCCGACGATCCGGCCGCACTGGCAGATCCACTTCACCGTCGACGACGTCGAGGCCGCCGCCCGCGCCGCACGCGCCCACGGCGGCACGGCCCACCAGCAGGGCCTCGGCTCGACCGAGGCCATCCTGACCGACCCCGACGGAGCGCACTTCACCGTCACCTGCAAGGGCGCCCCGTAG
- a CDS encoding acyltransferase → MDAETGLDDAYFDYCPWDFVGRASAGQRAAQDAHQRRLAESGARLGQRCYVSPAAGVFTDTLRLGADSYIAGHAYVTGDLTAGDDCTVNPYATVRGRITLGDGVRIGAHSSLLGFNHGFAPDRPVHRQPLTGKGITVGDDVWIGSHVVVLDGVTIGDHCVVGAGAVVTKDLAPWTVAAGNPARPLRDRHAQGGPRRDRAVSVELPGGLSDDLSGDRPGDPSGDLGDAVARFADRARAQAADLVARCWNPDTGRYADRPGAPATVRAHCDAVEIADLLLGSPPEQLAADEHAARLRALQDPGSGLVPEFGPDGGPGVLPAPAADGWIDDGTAEYHVLAVGYALDLLGSRLAQPVHVVRRMTVEQLLARLESLPWRTRTWSAGAWVDCWATGAQRNLELGVEDGEPGALEALFGWLTTRVDPWTGMWGTAGSPAAGRLQLVNGYYRLTRGSYAQFGLDVPYAERVVDTVLAHGRDQRWFAAGRENACNVLDVAHPLWLAGRRSGHRAAEMRAWAEEQLTRALGRWRDGAGFGFGPAGEGGGGPGREPGLQGTEMWLAIVWLLADLVGVADRLAYRPRGVHRPEPARSPGFATPG, encoded by the coding sequence ATGGACGCGGAAACCGGTCTCGATGACGCCTACTTCGACTACTGCCCCTGGGATTTCGTGGGCCGTGCCTCCGCCGGGCAGCGGGCCGCGCAGGACGCGCACCAGCGACGACTGGCGGAATCAGGCGCGCGCCTCGGGCAGCGTTGTTACGTCTCTCCGGCCGCCGGGGTCTTCACCGACACACTGCGCCTGGGCGCCGACTCCTACATCGCCGGGCACGCCTACGTCACGGGTGATCTGACCGCGGGCGACGACTGCACGGTCAACCCGTACGCCACGGTCCGGGGCCGGATCACCCTCGGCGACGGGGTCCGGATCGGCGCGCACAGTTCGCTGCTCGGCTTCAACCACGGCTTCGCCCCCGACCGGCCGGTGCACCGGCAGCCCCTCACCGGCAAGGGCATCACCGTCGGTGACGACGTGTGGATCGGCTCGCACGTGGTCGTACTGGACGGGGTGACGATCGGCGACCACTGCGTCGTGGGCGCGGGCGCGGTCGTCACCAAGGATCTGGCGCCGTGGACAGTCGCGGCGGGCAACCCGGCCCGCCCCCTGCGCGACCGCCACGCCCAGGGCGGACCACGACGGGATCGAGCGGTCTCGGTCGAACTACCGGGCGGACTCTCGGACGACTTGTCAGGCGACCGCCCGGGGGACCCGTCAGGCGACTTGGGGGACGCCGTCGCCCGGTTCGCCGACCGGGCCCGGGCGCAGGCCGCCGATCTCGTCGCCCGGTGCTGGAACCCCGACACCGGCCGCTACGCCGACCGGCCGGGCGCTCCCGCGACCGTTCGCGCACACTGCGACGCCGTCGAGATCGCCGACCTGCTGCTGGGCTCGCCTCCGGAGCAGTTGGCCGCCGACGAACACGCCGCGCGGCTGCGCGCCCTTCAGGATCCGGGCAGCGGGCTGGTGCCCGAGTTCGGTCCGGACGGCGGTCCGGGGGTGCTTCCCGCCCCGGCCGCCGACGGCTGGATCGATGACGGCACCGCCGAGTACCACGTGCTGGCCGTGGGCTACGCCCTGGACCTGCTGGGCTCCCGCCTCGCCCAACCCGTGCACGTGGTACGCCGTATGACGGTGGAACAGCTGCTCGCGCGACTGGAGTCGCTGCCGTGGCGGACGCGGACCTGGTCCGCCGGCGCGTGGGTGGACTGCTGGGCGACCGGCGCCCAGCGCAATCTGGAGCTCGGCGTCGAGGACGGGGAGCCGGGCGCGCTGGAGGCGCTGTTCGGCTGGCTCACCACACGGGTGGACCCGTGGACGGGGATGTGGGGCACCGCCGGGTCGCCCGCCGCGGGCCGGTTGCAGCTGGTCAACGGCTACTACCGGCTCACCCGGGGCTCCTACGCCCAGTTCGGGCTCGATGTGCCGTACGCGGAGCGGGTCGTGGACACCGTACTGGCCCATGGCCGCGATCAGCGCTGGTTCGCGGCCGGCCGGGAGAACGCCTGCAACGTGCTGGACGTGGCCCATCCCCTGTGGCTCGCGGGACGGCGCAGTGGGCATCGGGCGGCCGAGATGCGGGCGTGGGCCGAGGAACAGCTGACACGGGCGCTGGGGCGGTGGCGGGACGGCGCCGGATTCGGTTTCGGTCCCGCGGGCGAGGGCGGTGGGGGTCCGGGCCGCGAGCCGGGGCTTCAGGGCACCGAGATGTGGCTCGCGATCGTATGGCTGCTCGCGGATCTGGTGGGCGTGGCGGACCGGCTCGCGTACCGGCCGCGCGGAGTCCATCGCCCGGAGCCGGCCCGGTCGCCGGGGTTCGCGACGCCGGGGTAG
- a CDS encoding MAB_1171c family putative transporter produces the protein MNASRYYIPALALWAGLGVKLPDLIRTWRDPLVRSVCWVIFLGGAGFLFAAPPSVAAVNRASGIPNLAAPLDYVIVSAYSAACLLLILHWRGGPADQVRRLARRWQIGYSVLITLIIVLFVAGDAPAERRTDLDTYYATTPWIGQMIALYLLGHITAAVATTALCWRWALEVRGWLRAGLWLLVAGWLLNLSFSTLKLTAVAARWAGADWDVLSTSLAPGMASLAATVATVGFTVPLFGPRLGLLWHTVVTWRRLGPLWHELSGASPGSPLAAPIPWYSSYAVRLTRREAGIQDGLNLLRPHLDDRIRARAQSAARSAGHGDEDASRIGLAAMIAAAVRVHPDGAPVEAAVLDHSTGLMARATLMGVAHALRTSPVVAAARAAAVAAAAPADERTPS, from the coding sequence GTGAACGCCTCGCGCTACTACATACCCGCGCTGGCCCTGTGGGCCGGCCTCGGAGTGAAACTGCCGGATCTGATCCGAACCTGGCGCGACCCCCTGGTCCGCTCGGTCTGCTGGGTGATCTTCCTCGGCGGCGCCGGATTCCTCTTCGCCGCCCCGCCCAGCGTCGCCGCCGTGAACAGGGCGAGCGGCATCCCGAACCTCGCCGCTCCGCTGGACTACGTCATCGTCAGCGCCTACAGCGCCGCCTGCCTGCTGCTGATCCTTCACTGGCGCGGCGGGCCGGCCGACCAAGTACGCCGCCTCGCCCGACGCTGGCAGATCGGCTACAGCGTGCTGATCACCTTGATCATCGTCCTCTTCGTGGCCGGGGACGCCCCCGCCGAGCGCCGTACGGACCTCGACACCTACTACGCCACCACGCCCTGGATCGGGCAGATGATCGCGCTGTACCTGCTCGGTCACATCACCGCGGCGGTGGCGACCACGGCGCTGTGCTGGCGCTGGGCGCTGGAGGTGCGCGGATGGCTGCGGGCCGGGCTGTGGCTCCTGGTGGCCGGATGGCTGCTGAACCTGTCCTTCAGCACGCTGAAGCTGACCGCGGTGGCGGCGCGGTGGGCCGGCGCGGACTGGGACGTGCTGAGCACCAGCCTGGCGCCCGGCATGGCGAGCCTGGCCGCCACCGTCGCCACCGTCGGCTTCACGGTGCCGCTGTTCGGACCGCGGCTCGGCCTGCTCTGGCACACCGTGGTGACCTGGCGGCGACTCGGCCCGTTGTGGCACGAACTCAGCGGCGCCTCCCCCGGGAGCCCGCTGGCCGCTCCGATCCCCTGGTATTCGTCGTACGCCGTGCGGCTCACCCGGCGTGAGGCCGGCATTCAGGACGGGCTGAACCTCCTTCGCCCGCATCTCGACGACCGGATCCGGGCCCGGGCCCAGTCAGCGGCTCGGTCCGCGGGCCACGGCGACGAGGACGCCTCCCGCATCGGCCTCGCCGCGATGATCGCCGCCGCCGTTCGGGTCCACCCCGACGGCGCGCCCGTCGAAGCCGCCGTACTCGACCACTCCACGGGCCTCATGGCGCGCGCCACCTTGATGGGCGTGGCGCATGCGTTGCGTACGTCCCCCGTCGTCGCGGCGGCCCGCGCGGCCGCGGTGGCCGCAGCTGCCCCCGCCGACGAAAGAACCCCGTCATGA
- a CDS encoding aminotransferase class V-fold PLP-dependent enzyme, giving the protein MDKAPGSGHIHATDTPSGGTAAGEGGADGFAGLRARDFGYLDEGGHTYLDHTGAGLPPRSLVTGSAERITGGLFGNPHSESPASRASGVLLAEARRAVLRHFGADPAEYAVIFTPNATGALRLVGEAYPFARGSRLVMSQDNHNSVNGLREYARARGAATAYVPVSGPGLRIDEERLWDALTARGRGPGRHLSRLSGLGRRGGVGPRGLLAYPAQSNFTGVQHPLEWIARAQEQGYDVLLDAAAFVPTNPLDLGRFHPDFTVVSWYKVFGHPTGIGSLIARREALAKLRRPWFSGGTIYAVSAQAQWHVLADDEAAFEDGTVNFLSVPDVTAGLEWIDRLGMDRVRAHVTALTGQLLTGLRALRHSDGSPMARVYGPPDAGADRGGTVALNLLGADGRIVDERVVTRDSAARGISLRTGCFCNPGAGEAAFALPLRRLRSAAGRQLGSMEEYLDLLRLPSAGAVRISLGVSSQPRDIETFLTFVTRTYRDRVPGVTGLAARVGC; this is encoded by the coding sequence ATGGACAAAGCACCGGGCAGCGGCCACATACACGCGACCGACACGCCTTCCGGAGGCACTGCCGCCGGCGAAGGGGGCGCGGACGGCTTCGCCGGGCTGCGGGCGCGCGACTTCGGCTATCTCGACGAGGGCGGCCACACCTATCTCGACCACACGGGCGCCGGGCTTCCGCCACGCTCGCTCGTCACGGGGAGTGCCGAACGGATCACCGGCGGGTTATTCGGCAACCCGCACTCCGAGAGCCCGGCCTCCCGCGCCTCGGGAGTGCTGCTCGCGGAGGCCCGCCGCGCGGTGCTCCGGCACTTCGGTGCGGACCCCGCCGAGTACGCCGTGATCTTCACGCCCAACGCCACGGGTGCGCTGCGCCTGGTCGGCGAGGCGTATCCGTTCGCGCGTGGCAGCCGGCTGGTGATGTCGCAGGACAACCACAACTCGGTCAACGGTCTGCGCGAGTACGCGCGGGCCAGAGGAGCCGCGACGGCGTACGTCCCCGTGAGCGGGCCCGGCCTGCGGATCGACGAGGAACGGCTGTGGGACGCGCTCACCGCGCGCGGACGCGGTCCCGGACGTCACCTGAGCCGCCTGAGCGGCCTGGGGCGGCGTGGTGGCGTGGGGCCGCGTGGGCTGCTGGCCTATCCGGCCCAGAGCAACTTCACCGGTGTCCAGCATCCGCTGGAGTGGATCGCGCGGGCGCAGGAGCAGGGCTACGACGTCCTGCTGGACGCGGCCGCCTTCGTGCCGACGAACCCGCTCGACCTCGGCCGGTTCCACCCGGACTTCACCGTGGTCAGCTGGTACAAGGTCTTCGGTCATCCCACCGGCATCGGCAGTCTGATCGCCCGCCGGGAGGCCCTCGCCAAGCTGCGCCGGCCCTGGTTCTCGGGTGGCACGATCTACGCGGTCAGCGCGCAGGCGCAGTGGCACGTCCTCGCGGACGACGAGGCGGCCTTCGAGGACGGCACGGTGAACTTCCTGTCCGTCCCGGACGTCACCGCCGGGCTGGAGTGGATCGACCGCCTCGGCATGGACCGGGTGCGCGCCCACGTCACCGCCCTCACCGGCCAACTGCTCACCGGCCTGCGCGCGTTGCGCCACAGCGACGGTTCCCCGATGGCGCGTGTGTACGGCCCCCCGGACGCCGGGGCGGACCGTGGCGGCACGGTCGCGCTCAACCTGTTGGGTGCGGACGGCCGGATCGTCGACGAACGCGTCGTCACCCGTGACAGTGCCGCGCGCGGCATCTCCCTGCGGACCGGCTGCTTCTGCAACCCGGGTGCCGGCGAGGCGGCGTTCGCACTGCCGCTGCGCCGACTGCGCTCGGCCGCGGGCAGGCAACTCGGTTCGATGGAGGAGTACTTGGACCTGCTGCGGCTGCCTTCGGCGGGTGCCGTCCGCATCTCCCTGGGCGTGTCGTCCCAGCCCAGGGACATCGAGACGTTCCTGACGTTCGTGACCCGGACCTACCGCGACCGGGTACCGGGGGTGACGGGGCTGGCGGCTCGGGTGGGGTGCTGA
- a CDS encoding toxin-antitoxin system, toxin component, whose product MRTGRAKEMRNLIGRLADGVSLPVPAAPDALFDALIAVVAEIRGREVVLLKEEFPHRTATGLWLDMPDHDIVLVDKRAAPVHQLAILCHEIWHMIKGDCGHHAAGVPVAARVLSDRVDVQRTVRAVAARTEFHERSEQEAETFALRAVTHLRIWLEGEPDSLATDRSQIAGRIGASLGHRRSQV is encoded by the coding sequence GTGCGCACAGGCAGAGCCAAGGAGATGCGGAACCTGATCGGCCGGTTGGCCGACGGAGTGAGCCTGCCGGTACCCGCCGCTCCTGACGCGTTGTTCGACGCGCTCATCGCCGTGGTCGCCGAGATCAGGGGCCGTGAGGTCGTCCTCCTCAAAGAGGAGTTCCCGCACCGCACCGCCACGGGACTGTGGCTCGACATGCCGGACCACGACATCGTCCTCGTCGACAAGCGGGCAGCGCCCGTCCACCAACTGGCCATCCTCTGCCACGAGATCTGGCACATGATCAAGGGCGACTGCGGCCACCACGCCGCCGGGGTCCCCGTCGCCGCACGCGTGCTGAGCGACCGGGTCGATGTGCAGCGGACGGTGCGGGCCGTGGCCGCGCGCACCGAGTTCCACGAACGGTCGGAGCAGGAGGCCGAGACCTTCGCCCTGCGGGCGGTGACGCATCTGCGGATCTGGCTGGAAGGGGAACCGGACAGCCTCGCCACGGACCGGTCCCAGATCGCCGGCCGGATCGGCGCCTCACTGGGACACCGCCGGTCCCAGGTCTGA
- a CDS encoding DUF4177 domain-containing protein produces the protein MSNAYTYEYKVVTFRESLIGDALDSDKLEKVLNKHAGDGWALKAITSADVKGRIGPGAVEGLLLTFERPRA, from the coding sequence ATGAGCAACGCTTACACGTACGAGTACAAGGTCGTCACCTTCCGGGAGTCGCTCATCGGCGACGCGCTGGACAGCGACAAGCTGGAGAAGGTTCTGAACAAGCACGCCGGGGACGGCTGGGCGCTCAAGGCCATCACGTCCGCCGATGTCAAGGGCCGCATAGGCCCCGGCGCGGTGGAGGGGCTGCTCCTGACCTTCGAGCGACCCCGAGCATAA